In the Aliarcobacter cryaerophilus genome, one interval contains:
- the ftsZ gene encoding cell division protein FtsZ — MKEDMPTKALSNNLPKIAVIGVGGGGCNMINYMIEEGTHMIDLIVANTDLKVLHISKAPKKIELGPMLTNGFGAGMDPEVGRNSALESYDEIKETLKGADIVFVAAGLGGGTGTGAAPIIAKAAREVGALTVSVVTKPFGFEGRMRAALANLGLEELKKVSDSLIVIANDKLREAVDETIGIKNAFKVTDNILYQAVNGMSQVILNPGSGNDINADFADVKTIMKHKGIALMGIGKAKGDEATSRALDNAINSPLLEKVPLDGAKGILIHFTISPEISLFAIEDVMNNINQRVDINAQIIFGTTTDTDFERDEVKITIIATGFEAKNEIKEEQKESDENEIEAIKVEAVESTLDTPPLMRGYTVEYPLH, encoded by the coding sequence ATAAAAGAGGATATGCCTACAAAAGCACTATCAAATAATCTTCCAAAAATTGCAGTAATTGGTGTTGGAGGTGGTGGTTGTAATATGATCAATTATATGATTGAAGAAGGTACTCATATGATTGATTTAATAGTTGCAAATACAGATTTAAAAGTTCTTCATATTTCAAAAGCTCCAAAAAAGATTGAATTAGGACCTATGCTTACAAATGGTTTTGGTGCTGGAATGGATCCAGAAGTTGGAAGAAACTCAGCGCTTGAAAGTTATGATGAGATAAAAGAGACTTTAAAAGGTGCTGATATTGTTTTTGTTGCTGCTGGATTAGGTGGAGGTACAGGAACAGGAGCTGCTCCTATTATTGCAAAAGCAGCTAGAGAAGTTGGAGCTTTGACTGTTTCTGTTGTTACTAAACCTTTTGGTTTTGAAGGAAGAATGAGAGCTGCTTTAGCAAATTTAGGTCTTGAAGAGCTTAAAAAAGTTAGTGATTCTTTAATTGTTATTGCAAATGATAAACTAAGAGAAGCTGTTGATGAGACAATTGGTATAAAAAATGCTTTTAAAGTTACAGATAATATTTTATATCAAGCTGTAAATGGAATGAGCCAAGTTATATTAAATCCAGGTAGTGGAAATGATATAAATGCTGATTTTGCAGATGTTAAAACTATTATGAAGCATAAAGGTATTGCTTTAATGGGAATTGGAAAAGCAAAAGGAGATGAAGCTACAAGTAGAGCTTTAGATAATGCTATAAACTCTCCTTTACTAGAAAAAGTACCTTTAGATGGTGCAAAAGGAATTTTAATTCACTTTACAATAAGTCCAGAAATATCACTTTTTGCTATAGAAGATGTTATGAACAACATAAACCAAAGAGTTGATATAAATGCTCAAATTATTTTTGGAACTACAACAGATACAGATTTTGAAAGAGATGAAGTAAAAATTACTATCATAGCAACTGGATTTGAAGCTAAAAATGAGATAAAAGAGGAACAAAAAGAGAGTGATGAAAATGAGATTGAAGCTATAAAAGTTGAAGCAGTTGAAAGCACTCTTGATACTCCACCTCTTATGAGAGGTTATACAGTAGAGTATCCACTTCACTAA